In a genomic window of Mercenaria mercenaria strain notata chromosome 19, MADL_Memer_1, whole genome shotgun sequence:
- the LOC123543082 gene encoding zinc finger protein 782-like, protein MNSMRLNLKRNLSIHTGKKYMKSDANDYAWYIPAETNDNMRMLKVEKSFKCDACSFASNASGSLKRHVRIHTGEKSFKCSICDYASNRKDSLKTHMRKHTGEHHLKCNVCACHYSIKLKRHMAKHTREKRFKCNVCDYACSQKYTLKIHMRKHTGEKCFKCELCNYACNHRHNLQKHILKHTGNRNFKCDICDYACSQKYTLKIHMRKHTGEKCFKCGLCNYACNHRHNLQIHILKHTGNRNFKCDICDYAFYTMNELKVHIRTHIGDRLYNCDICGSAFKTKGSLKTHIGKHVG, encoded by the coding sequence ACAGGAAAGAAGTATATGAAAAGTGATGCAAATGATTATGCATGGTATATTCCAGCAGAAACCAATGACAATATGAGAATGCTTAAAGTAGAGAAAAGCTTTAAATGTGACGCTTGTAGTTTTGCATCTAATGCAAGCGGAAGTCTGAAAAGACACgtgagaatacatactggagaaaaatcttttaaatgtaGTATTTGTGATTATGCAAGTAATCGAAAAGATAGTCTGAAGACTCATATGAGAAAACATACAGGAGAACACCActtgaaatgtaatgtttgtgCATGTCACTATAGCATTAAACTGAAGAGGCATATGGCAAAACATACTAGAGAGAAACGCTTTAAATGcaatgtttgtgattatgcatgtagtCAGAAGTATACTCTTAAGATACATATGAGAAAACACAcaggagagaaatgctttaaatgtgagcTGTGTAATTATGCATGTAACCATAGACATAATTTGCAGAAACATATACTGAAACACACTGGAAATAGAAAtttcaaatgtgatatttgtgattatgcatgtagtCAGAAGTATACTCTTAAGATACATATGAGAAAACACAcaggagagaaatgctttaaatgtgggCTGTGTAATTATGCATGTAACCATAGACATAATTTGCAAATACATATACTGAAACACACTGGAAATAGAAAtttcaaatgtgatatttgtgattATGCATTTTATACAATGAATGAGCTTAAAGTGCATATAAGAACACATATAGGAGACAGATTGTATAACTGTGATATCTGCGGTTCTGCCTTTAAGACAAAAGGTAGTCTGAAGACACACATTGGAAAGCATGTAGGATGA